The DNA region TTGATTGTATCTCGTGCTCTGACCACCAAAACTTATACCCATCGGACTTCCATCGGCACTACTATTTCTTACTTGTGCAATCGGACTCAATCGAGCAAAATCATTTATGCTTCTATTAACTGTAGGAAGTTCTGTCAATTCTTTTTGTCCGATTTGTACAGACATTCCCATATTATTCTTACTAATTAATGAATTTTTCCTAGAAGTTACAGTAGCACCTTCTTTAATGTTAGGATCTTGCATTACGCCATTAATTTTATTACCACTTCCTAAGTCTACATAAACATCATTAAATGTTTGTGTTGTTAATCCAACATAAGAAAATGTAATTGTGTAAGGTCCTCCAGCTTGCAAATTTGGTAATGTATATGCTCCATCACTTTGTGAAATTGCTTTAGAGACAAAGCCTGTAGTTACAAGAACAGCTTTTACAGAAACTCCATCTAGTGGTTTTCCTGTAACATCAGTAACAATACCTGAAATACTTCCTGTTGTTACCTGCGCCCAAATGGCTCCTGGTAACAAAAAGAAAATACATAATTGTAAAAATCTTTTAAATAACATAAAATATAGAATTTGCTCGCAAAGTAACGTTAAAAAACGTTAAATGCTTTAACAATCCAATAACTTAATAAATCCTTAATATTTGTTTTTTGATAAATATTATTTTTTTTGTTTTATTTAAAACACTTATGAATATTAAGAGCTTATGTTTAGTTATTATCTAAAATCTTTAGAAAAAAACTATATATTTTATTTTAAATAATATAAAGGTTTAATTGGATTATATATTTATTTTATTTACATATATTAAAGACGCATATTTTAACACTTAATTTAGTCTATTAATTTTATAGATTAAACGTTTATTCTTTATATTTGAACTCATTTTTAATCTAAAACAAAAAAATATGTCATTACATCTTGGCGATACTGCACCTAATTTTCAAGCAGTTACAACAGAAGGAAATTTAGATTTTTACGAATATTTGGGTGATAGCTGGGGCGTGCTATTTTCTCACCCTTCAGACTTTACACCTATTTGCACCACAGAATTAGGTAAAACAGCCGCTTTAAAAAGTGAATTTGCCAAAAGAGGAGTCAAAGTTATAGCGTTGAGTGTAGATAGCTTAGAAAGTCATCAAAAATGGGCAAAAGATATTGAAGAAGTAGGTGGTGTAGCTATTAATTATCCGATTATTGCAGATGAAGATCGTAAAGTTTCTACCTTATATGATTTTCTTCATCCCAATGCAGCAGCAACTACAACAGTTAGATCCGTCGTAATCATCGGACCGGATAAAAAAATAAAATTGACATTAACTTACCCACCTTCCACAGGTAGAAATTTTAATGAAATATTACGTGTAATTGATTCATTGCAACTTACTGCAAATTATAGTGTCACAACTCCTGCCAACTGGCAAGATGGGGAAGATGTAGTTATCTCTCCAGCTATTAATGACGAAGATGCAAAAGTTAAATTTCCAAAAGGTTTCAAAACCGTAAAACCATATTTGCGTTTTACGCCACAACCAAATAAGTAAATAATTTGTTATATATTTTTTAACAAAAAGACCAACATAATCGTTGGTCTTTTTGATTTTTATATAAAAAATTAGTTTACATTTATTTCCCTTTTTAACTTAAAAATTGATGAATGCCTGAATTAGTAATTGTTAGACACGGTCAATCCCAATGGAACTTAGAAAACAGATTTACAGGTGAAGTGGATGTAGACTTAACGGATAAAGGACGCGAAGAAGCGCATAGTGCCGGAAAAAAATTAGAAGGTTATCATTTTGATTTGGCTTTTACCTCAGAATTAAAAAGAGCACAGGAAACATTGGAAATAATTTTAAACGAAATAAAAGAACCAAATATACCCATTCATAAAAACAAAGCTCTCAACGAAAGGAATTATGGCGACTTACAAGGCTTAAATAAAGCAGAAACTGCTATAAAATTTGGTGAAGAACAAGTTCATATATGGCGAAGAAGTTACGATATCGCTCCGCCAAATGGAGAAAGTTTAAAAGATACCTACAACCGAGTGATTCCATATTATCAAAAAGAGATCGCGCCGCTATTACATAGTGGTAAAAATATAATTATTGCTGCTCATGGCAATTCCTTGCGATCTTTGATGATGTATTTAGAAAATATTACCGCAGAAAATATTGTTCAAGTAAATATACCAACAGGCGTTCCAAGAGTATATACTATTGATAAAATGAATCAAACAATTATAAGTACAAAATATTTATAATTGTTTCAATTTTTTCAAACTCCAACATTATTCATTTTTAAAATGATGTTCCTATAAAAATAAAATAAGGACCATTAAATAGGTCCTTATTAATTAATTTATGCTTCTATGATTGCTGGTTCTTGTTGACTCAGACAGTGAAAACTACCTAATCCCCATATAATATCTGTAGAATCTATTCCTATAACTTTCCGATCGGGAAATTGAGATTGAATAATTTCTAATGCAATTGTATCTTTTTCACAACGATATGTCGGAACGATCACTACATTATTGGCAATATAGAAATTTGCATAAGAAGCTGGCAATCTTTGTCCATCGCAATA from Rhizosphaericola mali includes:
- a CDS encoding peroxiredoxin, which produces MSLHLGDTAPNFQAVTTEGNLDFYEYLGDSWGVLFSHPSDFTPICTTELGKTAALKSEFAKRGVKVIALSVDSLESHQKWAKDIEEVGGVAINYPIIADEDRKVSTLYDFLHPNAAATTTVRSVVIIGPDKKIKLTLTYPPSTGRNFNEILRVIDSLQLTANYSVTTPANWQDGEDVVISPAINDEDAKVKFPKGFKTVKPYLRFTPQPNK
- a CDS encoding 2,3-bisphosphoglycerate-dependent phosphoglycerate mutase; this translates as MPELVIVRHGQSQWNLENRFTGEVDVDLTDKGREEAHSAGKKLEGYHFDLAFTSELKRAQETLEIILNEIKEPNIPIHKNKALNERNYGDLQGLNKAETAIKFGEEQVHIWRRSYDIAPPNGESLKDTYNRVIPYYQKEIAPLLHSGKNIIIAAHGNSLRSLMMYLENITAENIVQVNIPTGVPRVYTIDKMNQTIISTKYL